The window CACCATCATCTTCACCCACTTTCACCAGCACAAAGTTGCCAGCAGAAGGAAGATAAGTCAGTCCGAGCTCATCAAAAGCCTGAGTTAGCTGAGTAAGTCCAGTACGGTTTAATTCAAAACCTTGCTGCAAAAAAGCAGAATCTTGAAAGGCGGCAATGGCTGCAGCTTGTGCAAGACTATTGACGTTAAATGGTTGGCGAATGCGATTGAGCAAATCCGTCAAGGCGGGTTGAGCCACACCATACCCGATCCGCAGACCCGCCAAACCATATGCTTTAGAAAAGCTGCGGGACAAAATCATATTGGGAAAACGCTTCACCCAAGCAATCGCGTCATAACGTTGATCTGGGGCGAGATATTCGTTATAGGCCTCGTCCAATACCACCACCACATGCGATGGCACTGCAATCAAAAATTCCTCTATCTCTTTTGCTGTCAAGTAACTACCAGTAGGATTATTCGGGTTAGCAACAAAGACAAGCTTTGCCTTATCGCCAGAAGCCCTAACAGCCTGCAGCATGGATGGCAAATCATGACCATACATTTTGGTGGCGGCCACTTCAACCGCCTTAGCACCAACAGCCTGAGTAGCTAACGGATAAACAGCAAACGCATGTTTAGAAAAGATGACTTCGTCGCCAGCTTGGGCTACTGCACGGGCAGCCAACTCTAAAATATCGTTACTGCCATTACCCAAGGTGATCCAATCTGCTGGAACCCCTAAACGTGACGCTAAAACGTGCTTCAACTCAAAACCATTGGAGTCGGGATAGCGGCCTAAATCCGAAGCTGCTTTGAGCATCGCATCTTGAGCTGACTTTGGCATACCTAATGGATTTTCATTAGAAGCTAGCTTCACAATCTTGCTTTCATCTAGGCCATATTCCCGGGCCACCTCACTAATAGGTCGACCACCGACATAGGGTGCTATGGCATGAATATGCTTTAAACCGATATTGGATTTAGATGTCATGCTGAATGAGGGTATGAACCAAGATTTTTATAAAAGGCAGCTGCAGCTTTTAACTCTGTCAATGCCTTAGCTACTTTTGCATCTTCGGCATGGCCGGCAACATCGATAAAGAAGTGGTATTCCCAAGCACCCTTACGTGCAGGGCGAGACTCAAAGCGATTCATTGAAACGCCATGCTTAGCCAAGGGCTCCAGTAGTCGATGTACTGCGCCTGGTTGGTTATCTACCGACAACACTAGGGAAGTTTGATCTGCGCCAGTGGGCTGACACTCATAAGCGCCAACCACTACAAAACGTGTACGGTTATGAGGATCGTCTTGTACCTGTGCCGCAACTGCTTGAAGGCTATAAGCCTCCTGAGCAGGGTCGCCTGCAATCGCTGCCAGCGTTGGATCCAGGGATGCCATACGAGCGGCTTCAGCATTACTGCTCACTGCTTGACGCTTCAATTGCGGAGCATGTACGCTCAACCATTGCTGGCATTGCGCCAAAGCCTGGGCATGAGCACAAACTGTAGTCACACCATCAAGCTTGCCACTCTTGGTTAAAAGATGGTGACGAATCGGTAGTACTACTTCGCCACTAATACGCATTGGAGAATCTAGAAGCAGGTCTAGGGTACGGGAGATGGCACCCTCACTTGAATTTTCTACGGGCACGACACCAAATTGCGCCGCACCTTTCTCTACTGCCTTAAATACTTCATCAAGACTATTACAAGGCAGGCCTGCTATCGAGTGACCAAAATAAATTTGCGCAGCTTGCTCTGAAAATGTTCCTACTGGTCCAAGATAAGCAATCGTCTGGCGAGCTTCAAGCGCCCTACAAGCTGACATGACTTCGCGCCAAATTGCCGCAATGCCATCTGACAACAACGGACCTTTGCTAAGTCCTTGCAGACGTGCAATCACTTGACGCTCACGCTCCGGCCTAAAGACTGGTGATGAAAAATCACCTTTAATATGACCAACCTCTTGTGCAGCTTTTGCCCGCTGAGTCAGCAAATCTAAAATTTTGGCATCTAGAGCGTCAATCTTGTCGCGTATTGGCGCTAGACGTTGCTCTTCATTACCTTGATCTTTGGAGCTCATTAGGCACGCCTTTCAAAATCACGCATAAATTCCACCAAAGCTTGAACGCCCTCAAGCGGCATGGCGTTGTACATGCTCGCACGCATACCGCCCGCAGCTTTATGGCCACGCAATGCCGCTAAGCCAGCAGCATTCGATTGCGCCAAAAACGCTGCATTCAGATTCTCGTCTTTTAGGAAAAAGGTTGCATTCATACGCGAACGATATTCTTTAGTGACGCGATTTTCATACAGACTGCTTTGATCTAGGAAATCGTAGAGCAAATCGGCTTTTTCTTGATTGCGTTTCTCTATCGCCTTAACTCCGCCCTGCTTTAACAACCATTTAAATCCAAGTCCCGCCATGTAGATCGAAAAGGTTGGTGGTGTATTAATCATTGATTGGGTGCTCCCCTGCACAGACCAATCCCAAATCGTTGGGGTAATGCCCATGCTATGCCCAATTAAATCTTTACGAACGATCACAATCGTGACACCAGAAGGTCCAATGTTTTTTTGCGCACCGCCAAACCAAACGGCACATTGATTTACATTCATCTCTTTAGAGAGAATGTTGCTGGAGATATCTGCAACCAAGGGGATATTGCCAACATCTGGCACATCTGGAAACTCAACTCCACCAATCGTCTCATTGGCACAGTAGAGAACATAGGCAGCGTCATTCGATAGCTTCCAAGTATTTCTTGCAGGAATCGTATTGAATTTTTCTGCAGCAGATGAAGCAACTAAATTTGCTGTGCCGTACTTCTGCGCCTCTTTAAATGATTTTTCTGACCAAACACCGGTGACGATGTAGTCTGCCTTTGGCCCATTTTTGGCCAAAGGCATCAGATTCATTGGAATGGCCGCATTCTGTCCAAGGCCGCCGCCTTGCAACAGCAAGATCTCGTAGGTATCTGGAACATTCATCAAGGCGCGAAGGTCTTGAATGACTTCTTCATACACCTCCATGAACTCTTTGCTGCGGTGACTAATTTCCATCACACTAGCACCAAGTCCGCGCCAATTGAGCATTTCTTCGGCAGCCTGCTTCAGCACCTCTTCAGGCAAAGTAGCGGGCCCCGCAGCGAAATTAAAAATGCGGCGGTCAAACGTCATGATGAGTTAATTAACCTTGTATGAATGCCAATTAGGCATCACCAGCTTCATCAGAATTGGAGTCAACTACTGGGTCTGCAACAACATCACCCTCTTCGCCATCATCCAAATCACTCTCGTCATCAGAATCACCTTCAGCGATACGCTGTAAGCCAGACAATCGAGTGCCTTCATCAATACTGATCAAAGTGACACCTTGGGTAGCCCGCCCCATCTCACGAATTTCTGAAACACGTGTCCGAACTAAGATACCGCCAGTAGTGATCAACATAATTTGATCTTCCGGAGACACTAGTGAAGCGGCAACAACTTTGCCGTTTCTCTCGGTTGTCTGAATCGCAATCATGCCTTTTGTACCGCGACCATGACGGGTGTATTCACTAATTGGAGTGCGCTTACCAAAACCATTTTCAGTTGCAGTCAGTACGCTACTTGGAATAGCAAGGCCATTCGCATCCACCACTACTGCCTCAGCACCTTCAGCTGCTTCAGCTGGAGCAACCAACATCGCAATGACTTGATGGCCTTCACCTAAGTTCATGCCACGTACACCGCGTGCTGTACGACCCATTGGTCGAACATCATTCTCATCAAAGCGCACTGCTTTACCAGCATCAGAGAACAACATCACATCATGTTGACCATCAGTAATCGCAGCGCCAACTAAGAAGTCATTCTCATTCAAGTCAACCGCAATAATTCCGGCCTTACGTGGATTAGAGAAGTCAGACAAACGTGTCTTCTTCACTGTACCCAGGCTTGTAGCCATAAAGACATACTGATCATCTTGATATCCCTTGATCGGGAGAATCACCGTGATCTTTTCGCCCTCAATCAATGG is drawn from Polynucleobacter arcticus and contains these coding sequences:
- the hisC gene encoding histidinol-phosphate transaminase, with translation MTSKSNIGLKHIHAIAPYVGGRPISEVAREYGLDESKIVKLASNENPLGMPKSAQDAMLKAASDLGRYPDSNGFELKHVLASRLGVPADWITLGNGSNDILELAARAVAQAGDEVIFSKHAFAVYPLATQAVGAKAVEVAATKMYGHDLPSMLQAVRASGDKAKLVFVANPNNPTGSYLTAKEIEEFLIAVPSHVVVVLDEAYNEYLAPDQRYDAIAWVKRFPNMILSRSFSKAYGLAGLRIGYGVAQPALTDLLNRIRQPFNVNSLAQAAAIAAFQDSAFLQQGFELNRTGLTQLTQAFDELGLTYLPSAGNFVLVKVGEDDGAGARINLELLKRGIIVRPVGNYGLPQWLRISIGLPEENAAFISALKDILAQQ
- the pheA gene encoding prephenate dehydratase; this translates as MSSKDQGNEEQRLAPIRDKIDALDAKILDLLTQRAKAAQEVGHIKGDFSSPVFRPERERQVIARLQGLSKGPLLSDGIAAIWREVMSACRALEARQTIAYLGPVGTFSEQAAQIYFGHSIAGLPCNSLDEVFKAVEKGAAQFGVVPVENSSEGAISRTLDLLLDSPMRISGEVVLPIRHHLLTKSGKLDGVTTVCAHAQALAQCQQWLSVHAPQLKRQAVSSNAEAARMASLDPTLAAIAGDPAQEAYSLQAVAAQVQDDPHNRTRFVVVGAYECQPTGADQTSLVLSVDNQPGAVHRLLEPLAKHGVSMNRFESRPARKGAWEYHFFIDVAGHAEDAKVAKALTELKAAAAFYKNLGSYPHSA
- the serC gene encoding 3-phosphoserine/phosphohydroxythreonine transaminase, whose amino-acid sequence is MTFDRRIFNFAAGPATLPEEVLKQAAEEMLNWRGLGASVMEISHRSKEFMEVYEEVIQDLRALMNVPDTYEILLLQGGGLGQNAAIPMNLMPLAKNGPKADYIVTGVWSEKSFKEAQKYGTANLVASSAAEKFNTIPARNTWKLSNDAAYVLYCANETIGGVEFPDVPDVGNIPLVADISSNILSKEMNVNQCAVWFGGAQKNIGPSGVTIVIVRKDLIGHSMGITPTIWDWSVQGSTQSMINTPPTFSIYMAGLGFKWLLKQGGVKAIEKRNQEKADLLYDFLDQSSLYENRVTKEYRSRMNATFFLKDENLNAAFLAQSNAAGLAALRGHKAAGGMRASMYNAMPLEGVQALVEFMRDFERRA